The following coding sequences are from one Longimicrobium sp. window:
- the ftsZ gene encoding cell division protein FtsZ, translating to MKFEYIDQEPGARMLVVGVGGGGGNAVNRMIHEQLEGVEFITVNTDAQALARCHSDVRIQIGRKLTRGLGAGARPEVGRHALEENADDVRKALAGADLVFVTAGMGGGTGTGAGPLIAEIAREQGALTVAVVTKPFLFEGKRRMKHAEEGLEALARAADTLVVVPNERLLSIVGKGTSFADALKKADEVLLHATQGISDLIRVTGEVNVDFADVRTVMSNRGTALMGTGFGRGENRAVEAAQEAISSPLLDNISVRGAAGVLINITGGPDLSLDDVSTVSSTIQEAAGDQAEIIFGTVHDPRMGDEVRVTVIATGFEKLVKEPPVVTHQGLGGLGPLGRKHTTPPSDAAPDMTKPTFLRRNFGA from the coding sequence GCTTGTGGTGGGCGTGGGCGGCGGCGGCGGGAACGCCGTCAACCGCATGATCCACGAGCAGTTGGAAGGGGTGGAGTTCATCACGGTGAACACCGATGCTCAGGCGCTCGCCCGCTGCCACTCCGACGTGCGCATCCAGATCGGGCGGAAGCTGACGCGCGGCCTGGGCGCCGGCGCGCGCCCCGAGGTGGGCCGCCACGCGCTCGAAGAGAACGCCGACGACGTGCGCAAGGCGCTGGCGGGCGCGGACCTGGTGTTCGTCACCGCGGGGATGGGCGGCGGCACCGGCACCGGCGCCGGCCCCCTCATCGCCGAGATCGCGCGCGAGCAGGGGGCGCTCACCGTGGCCGTCGTCACCAAGCCCTTTTTGTTCGAGGGGAAGCGGCGGATGAAGCACGCCGAGGAGGGCCTGGAAGCCCTCGCGCGCGCCGCCGACACGCTCGTCGTCGTCCCCAACGAGCGCCTGCTCTCCATCGTGGGGAAGGGGACTTCGTTCGCCGACGCGCTCAAGAAGGCGGACGAGGTGCTGCTGCACGCCACGCAGGGGATCTCGGACCTGATCCGCGTCACGGGCGAGGTGAACGTGGACTTCGCCGACGTCCGCACGGTGATGAGCAACCGCGGCACCGCGCTGATGGGCACCGGCTTCGGGCGCGGCGAGAACCGCGCGGTGGAGGCGGCGCAGGAGGCGATCTCGTCGCCGCTGCTGGACAACATCTCCGTGCGGGGCGCGGCGGGCGTGCTCATCAACATCACCGGCGGGCCTGACCTGTCGCTGGACGACGTGAGCACCGTCTCCTCCACCATCCAGGAGGCCGCCGGCGACCAGGCGGAGATCATCTTCGGCACCGTGCACGACCCGCGCATGGGCGACGAGGTGCGTGTGACCGTGATCGCGACCGGCTTCGAGAAGCTGGTCAAGGAGCCGCCCGTCGTCACGCACCAGGGGCTGGGAGGCCTGGGCCCGCTCGGCCGCAAGCACACCACCCCTCCCAGCGACGCCGCGCCGGACATGACCAAGCCCACCTTTTTGAGGCGCAACTTCGGCGCTTGA